In one window of Verrucomicrobiia bacterium DNA:
- a CDS encoding RluA family pseudouridine synthase, with protein sequence MAERSETFVIETSIPGGRLDIFLAARYPAVSRGTLQKLMEEGHIQVNGQRVKPSHAPRAGEVVSVYFPEPRPSHVYPEALPLDILYEDEHLLVVNKAPGMVVHPGPGNEEHTLVNALLHHCAGRLSGIAGVARPGIVHRLDKETSGCLVVAKDDTAHLGLSAQFSGRQVTKIYHALACGQIPREGGTLRTAIARHPAHRKRMAVVDGDAGREAVTEYRVLERLTQATLVEVRIHTGRTHQIRVHFQYLGHPLAGDITYGKRPTARLAEATGYTPPRVMLHAWELTFCHPVTGRRHTFHAPWPSDFAEAVAALGGRQKF encoded by the coding sequence GTGGCCGAGCGGTCGGAAACTTTTGTGATTGAAACCTCCATACCCGGAGGAAGGCTGGATATTTTCCTGGCCGCGCGATATCCGGCGGTGTCCCGCGGCACTTTGCAAAAGCTGATGGAGGAGGGCCATATTCAGGTGAATGGCCAGCGGGTCAAGCCTTCGCATGCGCCGCGGGCGGGTGAGGTGGTGTCCGTGTATTTCCCCGAGCCGCGTCCCAGCCATGTCTATCCCGAGGCCCTGCCGTTGGATATCTTGTATGAGGATGAGCACCTGCTGGTGGTGAACAAGGCCCCCGGCATGGTGGTGCATCCGGGGCCGGGCAACGAAGAGCATACGCTGGTCAATGCCCTGTTGCATCATTGCGCGGGGCGGCTCAGCGGCATAGCCGGGGTGGCGCGGCCGGGGATTGTGCATCGGTTGGACAAGGAAACCAGCGGCTGCCTGGTGGTGGCCAAGGACGACACCGCGCATTTGGGGTTATCGGCGCAATTCTCCGGGCGACAGGTGACCAAGATTTACCACGCCCTCGCCTGCGGACAAATTCCCCGGGAGGGGGGGACCCTGCGCACGGCCATTGCGCGTCATCCGGCGCACCGCAAACGGATGGCCGTGGTGGATGGAGACGCTGGCCGCGAAGCCGTGACCGAATATCGAGTTCTGGAGCGTCTGACGCAGGCCACGCTGGTGGAGGTGCGCATACACACCGGGCGCACGCATCAAATCCGCGTGCATTTTCAATACCTGGGCCATCCGTTGGCGGGGGACATTACTTATGGCAAGCGCCCCACCGCCCGCCTGGCGGAAGCCACGGGTTACACCCCGCCGCGTGTGATGTTGCATGCGTGGGAATTGACCTTTTGCCACCCGGTCACCGGGCGGCGGCATACCTTTCATGCTCCGTGGCCCTCCGACTTTGCCGAAGCGGTGGCGGCATTGGGGGGCAGGCAGAAGTTTTAG
- a CDS encoding uroporphyrinogen decarboxylase family protein, producing MPIAVYPGVALTRNKVCEVTHNSEVQLQAQTALHLRYHTPFVLSAMDLSAEAEAFGCTLHESEDEVPSVTGRLITTLAEAQALEVPQPGTRRTAVYLETVARLRRHYPQFLVLGGCIGPFSLAARLAGVSEAMELIVTEPELMHTLLQKSTDFLRSYLLAFHEKGADGVIMAEPAAGLLSPRMMQEFSCAYIRQLVEALPSPAFALIYHNCAAKVMHLPVLWETGVQTFHFGAPMDITAALAQAPQGVVLCGNLDPTGVFVQASPSEVAEKTRQLLSATKTFRNFVISSGCDVPARAPLANLDAFFKTVDEAG from the coding sequence ATGCCCATCGCGGTTTACCCCGGCGTGGCTCTGACCCGGAACAAGGTCTGCGAAGTAACCCACAATTCTGAGGTTCAATTGCAAGCGCAGACCGCCCTGCACTTGCGGTATCATACGCCTTTTGTCCTCTCGGCCATGGATTTGAGCGCAGAAGCCGAGGCCTTTGGTTGCACCTTGCACGAATCCGAAGATGAAGTGCCCTCAGTTACCGGCCGGTTAATCACCACGCTGGCAGAAGCGCAAGCCCTGGAAGTCCCCCAACCGGGCACCCGGCGCACCGCCGTTTACCTCGAGACCGTCGCCCGGTTACGGCGTCACTACCCGCAATTCCTGGTGTTGGGCGGATGCATCGGGCCCTTCTCCCTGGCCGCGCGACTGGCCGGCGTCAGCGAGGCCATGGAGCTGATCGTTACCGAACCCGAATTGATGCACACCTTGCTGCAAAAAAGCACCGACTTCTTGCGTAGCTACCTCCTGGCTTTCCACGAGAAAGGCGCTGACGGCGTGATTATGGCCGAACCAGCCGCCGGCCTTCTTTCCCCCCGCATGATGCAGGAGTTTTCCTGCGCATATATCCGCCAACTGGTAGAGGCCCTGCCCTCCCCAGCTTTTGCGCTGATCTACCATAATTGCGCCGCCAAAGTTATGCATCTGCCCGTTTTATGGGAGACTGGAGTCCAAACCTTCCATTTCGGCGCCCCCATGGACATCACCGCGGCACTCGCCCAAGCGCCGCAAGGCGTGGTGCTCTGTGGCAACTTGGACCCTACCGGCGTCTTTGTGCAGGCCAGTCCATCCGAAGTGGCCGAAAAAACCCGCCAACTCCTCTCCGCCACAAAAACCTTTAGAAACTTTGTCATCTCCTCCGGCTGTGATGTGCCAGCCCGCGCCCCGTTGGCCAACCTGGATGCCTTCTTCAAAACCGTGGACGAAGCGGGTTGA
- a CDS encoding DUF2341 domain-containing protein, whose product MKRFVLSLGRWHGWMLLSAFLAWSPAHAYYNFLVNQYNFEEAVNATLANDILSGANGELRNGAAFTGNGQLVFNDGIAVTAAHVALPAGLLSGLTNVTVEAWVYWTGGGNWQRIFDFGTSTGTAGRHYFQLTPNANGQRLRFVVSTNGNASGAERIVEAPSLLPMNQWVHVAVSYNYEARVATLYLNGQRVGYGVADIPLSAIEHTNVWLGRSQYAADAYFMGRMEEFRIHAAALRAPEVAASYANGPALDDVDPGALQGVRIQAPPLYAWSTAQLRVLADFAAVTNVDITVNEGVQYVSSDPTVITVNSNGVVRALRVGSATISAIYGTMTAAVVLEAMNPDLAVLRHRYSFNENEGTTVLDSVGGAHGIVTNYFNNNGGVITNFWRESGRLILAQAGTNAAYVDLPNGLVSRYAAVTLEMWVVASNAPSWARVFDVGMSTGGEGAGGTGTNYLFLAAQNPIRFESKQVDGNPNMVVLGDSAFPANRLVHVVCTYNYAQGEARLYVDGRLVGWGVPAMPLSALADLNVWLGRSQYAADPALRGAFEEFRIYEGTLSHGDVAANYAAGPDTLSSGGNEVALALVVNETMFDFQQARVLMTYDNAANVDITLAPGVVFTSDNPAVLRIGANGQLIGMRNGTATVTVSYHGFTVSRPVTVQMGSAPLVHRYAFNAASGSVAEDCIGGAHGTLQGGASFTGSGAVTLNGSSAYVDLPNGIISRLNDATFEAWIIWNGGSDWQRVFDFGSNNNGEDKQATGVNYIFFAPRSGLTGNPSVFGGRWLGVPVDMAIRGPILPTGTPVHVACTFDWSRKVARLFLNGQYVGFEIPARPLASIDDFNNWLGRSQFADPYFNGQILDFRIYNTSLRAPEIAANAAAGPNVGVLQNPGALTALRLTVNTNQFVAWQVGQLTARADFANALDVNVTVGDGVVYTSSDPAVAVVSDLGRIQTLAPGTTTITARYPGSDLTASVEITVMAAPAPVAAGTLYVDLRATNVSAVSTTWINEGTLGHFTRQGTATIETPPGTAFPGVFFNGSLAYVGPAAGADLAGNSDRSVEVWVLNPAIATEETLVSMGARSLGDRQNASFNYGSSTGASGYGAIGFWGAANDVGWPDSASIPAAGQWHHIVYTYNGARLASVYVNGRLVTSKTIGGDLATDPNRTINIGAQRSGSSVNQLYFSGYINAVRVHGGLLSPEQVQTNYLAGPVRPAVSVLALAAFNVRTNAAELRGQLLGMTAPSAVSVYYGRTDAGAAKQGWEGVAELGFIPWGNFVAPVSGLQPGTRYYFRVYGSNSVGEAWSAAASFVTYGPAWVENVRLKTLTPAYAHVAGRLVATNGLPTEARLYWGTADGGTEATAWQNVVNLGLQPAGELVAKITGLQAGTTYYYRWSAVNEGGQSWAPETRSFVPQAFQPLGYAYVMRHTLAGYTRSTTLTNFPVLIRLNENIPGFRYSQFLSGAADLRFTEPNGAELNYEIESWNPAGDSFVWVQVPELSAGAYIDMYWGKAGIPTPAYTTNGATWNDGFAGVWHMTNAVVKDSSPNSYHANYVNNPQNITNVAGIIGPAQEYAGTANSYTAVGVINFTNLTLSAWVWCTDASRDGMFMCKDGTPALNYGDLYFWQQGANLRMEVYNWGGDVQIPLANAGGPGRWIHLAATINGLRHEFYTNGALAGVWYKAGPGVNNNQFQLAGSMKQTGRHHKGRLDEMRAEWVARPADWIWACYQNQTAPNQFVQAGQVVLRPLPLAFAAPAVQDITPTTANATVRVLSDGGNGATAWGVAWGLTPQPADNFAVTAGFTNAPFEAAFTLSNLLPGTRYYVRGFASNAVEGVVASVDSEFYTEPLPATDVAFSQVQNRALTVSWTPGVGSSRSLVLMREGAPVTATPGDGLSYAAHATFGRGAVMPDGSYVVYSGTGNSVTVTDLNKNTPYYVAVYAAAGEGTLVNYQVLTPAEGRQTTANEALLEVAGELLIDLNVTRGLQGNALGQVTNWLNFGTAGGGFNLDGAISTAPIYGVTGGQPALNFNGSQHLKATIPAPPQITGRQNGIGRSFSVEYWVFNPAVSAEEWVFSWARRGGPDGTYAAVGYGSHGSWGLAAHWGAPDLAFGEGLGPTGEPSMPSAGQWHHIVVTYDGTWQRAYVDGVLNAQETKNLNIYSGDPMTLGQPYESSYAYSSSGISFSGALAALRVHSQALTPGQVRDNYQLGISLGAGVPVAILGQPESLVAAEFSAATFKVFAVGTEPVTYQWYRNGSVVEGATAPNLRIPVTRMSDDGAQFYCVAQNEINGRVYTATSAVVTLTVKTAAGSLVHRYSFTTGAEDSVGGAHGELMGAATVANGAVALNGTAGTFVNLPGGLMSNYAAITFEFWASFGPNGNWARVFDFGDQNPSSLGRYYVMFTPHSGAGDTRMSYGDADPGYLHELLVTRAGVLDGQSNVHVACVYDPPNGVMRMHINGQLVGSTALDFPLSSIRNVKSWLGKALYEGDAPLNGSIDEFRIYNTALPAERIRQSYELGPDVLLPAEAVTILSQPVSRTNLVGESVVFEVTATSIYPLEYQWYFGNAAIAGATQRTLSLGPVGLNHSGTYYVVLSNAAGVVTSAVATLAVISPVTAGDDGPYAVVNHQPSFFSFGQLLANDAAGPQAVLTVVAVDGVSTNGAVISTNAAGVTYTPVPGYTGEDLFTYSVSDGQGGLASARVRLWVVAGEIPAQDHVSLAVAPGQVQIRFKGTPGVVYEVQRAEQIQGPWQMMRQIICPAHGLIEFRDVEPPASAGFYRVVSRP is encoded by the coding sequence ATGAAAAGATTCGTTCTCAGCTTGGGCAGGTGGCACGGGTGGATGTTGTTGAGCGCGTTTCTCGCGTGGAGTCCGGCTCACGCCTATTACAACTTCCTGGTTAACCAGTACAACTTCGAGGAGGCCGTCAATGCCACGCTGGCCAATGACATTCTCAGCGGGGCCAACGGTGAACTGCGCAATGGCGCGGCTTTTACCGGCAACGGCCAGTTGGTTTTCAACGACGGCATTGCCGTCACAGCGGCCCATGTGGCCTTGCCGGCGGGATTGTTGAGCGGCTTAACCAATGTGACGGTGGAGGCCTGGGTGTATTGGACGGGCGGGGGCAACTGGCAGCGCATTTTCGACTTTGGGACGAGCACCGGCACGGCGGGCAGGCATTATTTTCAGCTCACCCCCAATGCCAATGGCCAACGGCTGCGGTTTGTGGTGAGCACCAACGGCAACGCAAGCGGCGCCGAGCGCATAGTGGAAGCCCCCAGCTTGCTGCCCATGAATCAGTGGGTGCATGTCGCGGTGAGCTACAACTACGAGGCGCGCGTGGCCACGTTGTACCTCAACGGCCAGCGGGTGGGTTATGGGGTGGCGGACATTCCTCTCAGCGCCATTGAACATACCAATGTCTGGCTGGGGCGCTCCCAGTATGCGGCGGATGCGTATTTCATGGGACGCATGGAAGAATTTCGGATTCACGCGGCGGCGTTGCGCGCGCCGGAGGTGGCGGCCAGCTACGCCAATGGCCCGGCCCTGGATGACGTGGATCCGGGCGCCTTGCAGGGGGTGCGCATCCAGGCTCCGCCGCTCTATGCCTGGAGCACGGCCCAACTGCGGGTGTTGGCGGATTTTGCGGCGGTGACCAATGTGGACATCACCGTGAACGAGGGCGTGCAATACGTCTCCAGTGATCCCACGGTCATAACCGTCAACAGCAACGGTGTGGTGCGGGCCTTGCGCGTCGGCTCGGCCACCATTTCGGCCATCTATGGCACGATGACGGCGGCGGTGGTCCTGGAAGCCATGAATCCGGATCTGGCCGTGCTGCGGCATCGCTACAGCTTTAATGAGAACGAGGGCACCACGGTGTTGGACTCCGTGGGCGGGGCGCATGGCATCGTAACCAATTACTTCAACAACAACGGGGGCGTCATCACCAATTTCTGGCGCGAGAGCGGCCGGTTGATTCTGGCGCAGGCGGGGACGAATGCTGCGTACGTGGATTTGCCCAACGGTTTGGTTTCACGCTATGCGGCTGTGACCTTGGAGATGTGGGTGGTGGCCAGCAACGCGCCAAGCTGGGCGCGGGTTTTTGATGTGGGCATGAGCACTGGCGGGGAGGGAGCGGGCGGGACGGGCACCAATTATCTATTTTTGGCGGCACAAAATCCGATTCGTTTCGAGAGCAAGCAGGTGGATGGCAACCCCAACATGGTGGTTTTGGGCGACAGCGCCTTTCCGGCCAACCGGCTGGTGCACGTCGTGTGCACTTATAACTACGCTCAAGGGGAGGCGCGTTTGTATGTGGACGGGCGGCTGGTGGGTTGGGGGGTGCCGGCCATGCCATTAAGCGCGCTGGCGGATTTGAATGTCTGGCTGGGGCGTTCCCAATATGCCGCCGATCCGGCTCTGCGTGGGGCGTTTGAGGAGTTCCGCATCTATGAGGGGACGCTATCGCATGGTGATGTGGCGGCCAATTATGCCGCCGGCCCGGACACCCTCTCGAGCGGAGGCAACGAAGTGGCTTTGGCGCTGGTGGTCAACGAGACGATGTTTGATTTCCAGCAGGCGCGGGTTTTGATGACTTATGACAACGCGGCCAACGTGGACATTACCTTGGCACCGGGCGTGGTCTTCACCTCGGACAACCCAGCGGTGTTGCGTATTGGCGCCAATGGACAGCTTATTGGTATGCGCAACGGGACGGCCACGGTGACGGTGAGCTATCATGGTTTTACGGTGTCCCGCCCGGTGACGGTGCAGATGGGGTCTGCGCCGTTGGTGCATCGGTATGCGTTTAATGCGGCAAGCGGCAGCGTGGCGGAGGACTGCATTGGTGGAGCGCACGGTACGCTCCAGGGGGGAGCATCCTTTACTGGCAGCGGCGCGGTTACGCTGAACGGTTCCTCGGCTTATGTGGATTTGCCCAATGGCATCATTTCGCGTCTGAACGATGCGACTTTTGAGGCGTGGATCATTTGGAATGGGGGCAGTGACTGGCAGCGGGTTTTCGACTTTGGCAGCAACAATAACGGCGAGGACAAACAGGCCACTGGAGTTAACTACATTTTCTTTGCCCCACGGTCTGGATTGACGGGCAACCCCTCTGTGTTTGGCGGCCGCTGGCTGGGAGTGCCGGTGGACATGGCCATCCGCGGGCCGATTTTGCCCACGGGCACGCCGGTGCATGTGGCCTGCACCTTTGACTGGAGCCGCAAGGTGGCCCGCCTGTTCCTCAACGGGCAGTATGTGGGATTTGAAATCCCTGCCAGGCCGCTGGCGAGCATAGACGATTTCAATAACTGGCTGGGCCGTTCACAATTTGCCGATCCTTATTTCAACGGCCAGATTCTCGACTTTCGCATTTACAACACCAGCCTGCGGGCGCCGGAGATTGCCGCCAATGCGGCCGCCGGCCCCAATGTGGGCGTGTTGCAGAACCCGGGAGCCCTGACGGCGCTGCGTTTGACGGTCAACACCAATCAGTTTGTGGCGTGGCAGGTGGGGCAGTTGACGGCGCGGGCGGACTTTGCCAATGCCCTGGATGTGAATGTAACGGTGGGGGATGGCGTGGTATATACCTCCAGCGATCCCGCGGTGGCGGTGGTGAGCGATCTGGGCCGCATTCAAACGCTGGCTCCGGGTACCACCACCATCACGGCGCGTTATCCAGGCAGCGATCTTACGGCTTCGGTCGAAATTACGGTGATGGCTGCTCCGGCTCCGGTGGCTGCGGGCACTTTGTATGTGGATTTGCGGGCCACCAATGTCTCCGCGGTGAGCACCACCTGGATCAATGAAGGCACGCTGGGGCATTTCACCCGCCAGGGCACGGCCACCATTGAAACTCCACCGGGCACGGCATTCCCGGGGGTGTTCTTCAATGGTTCGCTGGCGTACGTGGGGCCGGCCGCGGGTGCGGACTTGGCCGGCAACAGCGATCGTTCCGTTGAAGTTTGGGTCTTGAATCCGGCCATCGCCACCGAGGAAACGCTGGTTTCCATGGGGGCCCGCAGCCTGGGTGACCGGCAGAACGCCTCATTCAACTATGGCAGCAGCACGGGAGCCAGCGGGTATGGGGCGATTGGTTTCTGGGGGGCGGCGAATGATGTGGGCTGGCCGGATTCGGCCAGCATACCTGCCGCGGGGCAGTGGCACCACATTGTGTATACTTACAACGGGGCCCGATTGGCCTCCGTTTATGTCAATGGACGGCTGGTGACATCCAAGACCATTGGCGGAGATCTAGCCACGGATCCGAATCGGACCATCAACATTGGTGCGCAGCGCTCGGGCTCCTCCGTCAATCAGTTGTATTTCAGCGGCTACATCAATGCCGTACGGGTGCACGGGGGATTGCTAAGCCCCGAGCAGGTGCAGACCAATTATCTGGCCGGGCCGGTGCGCCCGGCGGTCAGCGTCCTGGCATTGGCGGCCTTCAACGTGCGGACCAATGCCGCCGAGCTGCGCGGCCAGTTATTGGGCATGACTGCGCCCAGTGCGGTGTCGGTTTATTATGGCCGGACCGATGCCGGCGCGGCCAAACAGGGTTGGGAGGGCGTGGCTGAGCTTGGGTTTATTCCGTGGGGAAACTTTGTGGCTCCCGTCAGTGGTCTGCAGCCGGGCACGCGCTATTATTTCCGTGTTTATGGCAGCAACAGCGTGGGTGAGGCCTGGTCTGCGGCGGCTTCCTTTGTCACTTATGGCCCGGCGTGGGTGGAGAACGTGCGCCTAAAGACGTTGACTCCTGCCTATGCTCATGTGGCCGGCCGGTTGGTGGCCACCAATGGCCTGCCCACCGAGGCGCGGCTCTATTGGGGCACTGCGGACGGGGGCACGGAGGCGACCGCCTGGCAAAATGTGGTCAATCTGGGGTTGCAGCCGGCGGGAGAGCTGGTGGCGAAAATTACCGGATTGCAGGCGGGCACCACGTATTACTATCGGTGGTCGGCGGTCAATGAAGGTGGGCAATCCTGGGCCCCGGAGACGCGCAGCTTTGTCCCACAGGCCTTCCAACCGCTGGGGTACGCTTACGTCATGCGCCATACTCTGGCAGGTTACACGCGCAGCACCACGCTGACCAACTTCCCGGTGCTCATCCGGCTCAATGAAAACATACCCGGGTTCCGATACAGCCAATTCCTCTCCGGCGCCGCCGATTTGCGGTTCACCGAGCCCAATGGCGCGGAGTTGAATTATGAAATCGAGAGTTGGAATCCGGCTGGGGATTCCTTTGTGTGGGTGCAGGTGCCGGAGTTGTCTGCCGGGGCTTATATTGACATGTACTGGGGCAAGGCGGGCATACCCACGCCGGCCTACACCACCAACGGGGCCACGTGGAACGATGGTTTTGCGGGGGTATGGCACATGACCAACGCGGTGGTCAAAGACTCCTCGCCCAACAGTTACCATGCCAACTACGTTAACAATCCGCAAAACATCACCAACGTGGCAGGCATCATCGGGCCGGCGCAGGAATATGCCGGCACGGCCAACAGTTACACGGCGGTGGGGGTGATCAATTTTACCAATCTCACCCTGTCGGCCTGGGTGTGGTGCACCGATGCCAGCCGGGACGGCATGTTTATGTGCAAGGACGGGACTCCAGCGTTGAACTATGGGGATCTTTATTTCTGGCAGCAGGGGGCCAACTTGCGTATGGAAGTGTACAACTGGGGGGGAGATGTGCAGATTCCGCTGGCCAACGCCGGCGGACCGGGGCGTTGGATTCATTTGGCGGCCACTATCAATGGCCTGCGGCATGAGTTTTACACCAACGGGGCCCTGGCGGGGGTGTGGTACAAGGCGGGGCCGGGGGTGAATAACAATCAATTCCAACTGGCCGGCTCCATGAAACAAACGGGACGTCATCACAAGGGCCGTCTTGATGAAATGCGGGCGGAATGGGTGGCGCGGCCGGCGGACTGGATCTGGGCTTGTTATCAAAACCAAACCGCGCCGAATCAGTTTGTGCAGGCCGGCCAGGTGGTGCTGCGGCCGTTGCCGTTGGCCTTTGCGGCGCCCGCTGTGCAGGACATTACGCCCACCACGGCCAACGCCACCGTGCGGGTGCTGTCGGACGGCGGCAACGGAGCAACCGCCTGGGGGGTGGCATGGGGATTGACCCCTCAGCCTGCGGATAATTTCGCGGTGACCGCTGGGTTTACCAACGCGCCTTTTGAGGCGGCGTTTACCCTCTCGAATTTGCTGCCGGGGACGCGGTATTACGTACGCGGCTTTGCCAGCAATGCCGTGGAGGGCGTGGTAGCCTCGGTGGACAGCGAATTCTACACGGAGCCGCTGCCGGCGACGGATGTAGCCTTCAGTCAGGTCCAAAATCGGGCCCTCACGGTGAGCTGGACGCCGGGGGTGGGCAGTAGCCGCTCGCTGGTGCTGATGCGCGAAGGGGCGCCGGTGACGGCGACGCCCGGCGATGGTCTCAGTTACGCCGCCCATGCCACCTTTGGACGGGGCGCCGTCATGCCGGATGGTTCGTATGTGGTTTATTCGGGTACGGGCAATTCGGTGACGGTGACGGATTTGAACAAGAACACCCCTTATTACGTGGCGGTTTATGCCGCAGCGGGTGAGGGGACACTGGTCAATTACCAGGTCTTGACACCTGCCGAAGGCCGGCAGACCACGGCCAATGAGGCGCTGCTGGAAGTGGCGGGCGAGTTGTTGATTGACCTGAACGTCACCCGTGGATTGCAGGGCAATGCGTTGGGGCAGGTCACCAACTGGTTGAACTTTGGCACCGCCGGTGGCGGATTCAACCTGGATGGGGCCATCAGCACGGCGCCCATTTATGGCGTCACCGGCGGCCAGCCGGCGCTGAATTTCAATGGCTCGCAACATCTCAAGGCCACCATCCCCGCGCCGCCACAAATTACGGGCCGCCAAAACGGCATCGGCCGCAGTTTCAGCGTCGAGTATTGGGTGTTCAATCCGGCCGTAAGCGCGGAAGAATGGGTCTTTAGCTGGGCGCGGCGCGGGGGTCCGGATGGCACCTATGCAGCGGTCGGGTATGGCAGCCACGGCTCGTGGGGATTGGCCGCGCACTGGGGCGCGCCGGACCTGGCTTTTGGCGAGGGCCTTGGCCCGACGGGCGAACCCTCGATGCCGTCGGCCGGGCAATGGCACCATATTGTGGTGACCTATGACGGCACGTGGCAGCGGGCTTATGTGGACGGTGTGCTGAACGCCCAGGAAACCAAGAACCTGAATATATATTCGGGCGATCCGATGACGCTGGGACAGCCTTACGAGTCGAGTTATGCTTACAGCAGCTCAGGCATATCCTTCTCCGGCGCACTGGCTGCTTTACGGGTACACAGTCAGGCCCTGACGCCGGGACAGGTGCGCGACAATTACCAGTTGGGCATCAGCCTGGGCGCGGGAGTGCCGGTGGCCATACTAGGTCAACCGGAATCGCTGGTGGCGGCGGAGTTTTCTGCGGCCACGTTCAAGGTGTTTGCCGTGGGCACCGAACCGGTGACCTATCAATGGTATCGTAACGGCAGCGTGGTGGAGGGAGCCACCGCCCCCAATCTCCGCATTCCGGTGACGCGGATGAGTGACGACGGCGCGCAATTCTACTGCGTGGCGCAAAATGAGATCAATGGCCGGGTGTACACGGCCACCAGCGCCGTCGTGACGCTGACCGTTAAAACGGCGGCCGGGAGCCTGGTGCATCGCTACAGCTTCACCACCGGAGCGGAAGACTCGGTGGGCGGTGCGCATGGTGAGTTGATGGGAGCGGCCACGGTAGCCAATGGCGCCGTGGCGCTGAATGGCACGGCGGGCACGTTTGTGAACCTGCCGGGGGGATTGATGAGCAATTACGCCGCGATCACTTTTGAGTTCTGGGCCAGCTTTGGCCCCAATGGCAACTGGGCGCGGGTGTTTGACTTTGGTGACCAGAACCCCAGCAGCCTGGGCCGTTACTATGTGATGTTCACGCCGCACAGCGGGGCGGGGGATACACGCATGAGTTATGGGGATGCGGATCCCGGTTACTTGCACGAGCTGTTGGTGACTCGAGCCGGGGTGTTGGATGGCCAGTCGAATGTGCATGTGGCGTGTGTCTATGATCCGCCCAACGGCGTCATGCGGATGCACATTAATGGCCAGTTGGTCGGCAGCACGGCGCTGGATTTCCCGCTTAGTTCCATCCGCAACGTCAAATCGTGGCTGGGCAAGGCCTTGTACGAGGGGGATGCGCCGCTGAATGGGTCCATTGACGAATTCCGCATCTACAATACCGCGCTGCCGGCCGAGCGCATTCGCCAGAGCTACGAATTGGGGCCGGACGTGCTGCTGCCGGCGGAGGCGGTGACCATCCTTTCGCAACCGGTCAGCCGCACCAATCTGGTGGGCGAATCGGTGGTTTTCGAGGTGACGGCCACCTCAATTTATCCCCTGGAGTATCAATGGTACTTTGGGAATGCGGCCATTGCAGGGGCCACGCAGCGGACCTTGAGCCTGGGCCCGGTGGGTTTGAACCACAGCGGGACCTATTATGTAGTGTTGAGCAATGCGGCCGGTGTGGTGACCAGCGCGGTGGCCACCCTTGCGGTCATCAGCCCGGTGACGGCGGGCGATGATGGTCCCTATGCCGTGGTCAATCATCAGCCGAGCTTCTTCTCCTTCGGGCAATTGTTGGCCAATGACGCCGCCGGCCCGCAGGCCGTATTGACGGTGGTGGCGGTGGACGGCGTGAGCACCAACGGGGCCGTGATTAGCACCAACGCCGCGGGCGTGACTTACACGCCGGTGCCGGGTTATACTGGGGAAGATTTGTTCACCTACTCCGTGAGCGACGGCCAGGGAGGGCTGGCCTCCGCTCGAGTGCGTTTGTGGGTGGTTGCCGGGGAGATCCCGGCACAGGATCACGTCAGCTTGGCGGTGGCCCCTGGCCAGGTACAAATCCGGTTCAAGGGCACGCCAGGGGTGGTGTACGAAGTGCAGCGTGCCGAACAGATTCAGGGGCCGTGGCAGATGATGCGACAGATAATCTGTCCGGCCCACGGGTTGATCGAGTTTAGGGATGTTGAACCGCCTGCCTCGGCCGGCTTTTATCGAGTGGTAAGCCGGCCTTAA